A genomic region of Arachis stenosperma cultivar V10309 chromosome 9, arast.V10309.gnm1.PFL2, whole genome shotgun sequence contains the following coding sequences:
- the LOC130948338 gene encoding putative FBD-associated F-box protein At5g56700: protein MDRISDLPDCILLHILSFLPTKTAFLTTVLSRRWTHLCHDLQHLHFDQNQFRNRNAWSDFSAKKRFLDIINWILSRHKAPPIRTFRLTCDLNQSDESTLEWFIRKVLGPNLEELNLQLSSILCSVPRVAIPNGVFSCTSLVTLRLNGGHVRIPSPSAPSCRYHLPSLKTLQLYDVKISDGNLEEILSHCTALETLILGYVRQSFVKVQLSICFPSLKSLHFKSYFGETLRLLVIDTPSLKRLDIQVELWFHEIRVRNLHNVEDARINISKQSFVLEFLVELCRIRILELGLSVFDCLPEVPPHRIPEFTCLHTLELTVRCLDTRYIMNMLQKCRMLKLLAIVFTARQYLITDPHPSRKWDHSVKVPTCLASHLKVIKIKRYFESRDDRDFFAYVLQHGLVLESLDIQVDHTRSKGFPEELSLLPRSSKACQINFCYV, encoded by the exons ATGGACAGGATCAGCGACTTGCCGGATTGCATACTCTTACAcatcctctccttcctcccTACCAAAACCGCCTTCCTCACCACCGTCCTCTCTCGCCGCTGGACCCACCTCTGCCACGACCTCCAACACCTCCACTTCGACCAAAACCAATTTCGAAACCGCAATGCTTGGTCAGATTTCAGTGCAAAAAAGCGATTTCTCGACATTATTAATTGGATTCTCTCCCGCCACAAAGCGCCGCCAATTCGAACCTTTCGTCTCACCTGTGACCTAAATCAATCCGATGAATCCACTCTGGAGTGGTTCATTAGAAAGGTTTTAGGGCCAAACCTCGAGGAATTGAACCTCCAACTCTCCTCCATCCTTTGCTCCGTTCCCAGAGTCGCTATTCCCAACGGCGTTTTCAGCTGCACTTCCCTCGTGACTCTCCGTTTAAACGGCGGCCACGTAAGAATCCCTTCGCCTTCTGCACCGTCGTGCCGTTATCACTTGCCATCGCTCAAGACACTGCAATTGTATGATGTCAAAATCTCTGATGGTAACTTGGAGGAGATTCTCTCTCACTGCACTGCTCTTGAGACTCTTATTCTTGGCTATGTCCGTCAATCCTTCGTGAAGGTCCAATTGAGTATTTGTTTTCCTTCTTTGAAGAGTTTGCACTTCAAATCTTATTTCGGTGAGACTCTTAGATTGCTTGTTATAGACACACCATCTCTTAAACGTCTTGATATCCAAGTTGAGTTGTGGTTTCACGAGATCCGTGTTCGCAACTTGCACAATGTGGAGGACGCCCGTATCAACATTTCTAAGCAATCCTTTGTGCTTGAGTTTCTTGTGGAGCTTTGCAGGATAAGGATTTTGGAGCTGGGTTTATCAGTGTTTGATTGTTTGCCTGAGGTTCCTCCGCATCGTATTCCAGAGTTTACCTGTTTACATACGCTAGAGCTTACTGTTAGGTGTTTGGACACCAGATACATAATGAATATGCTTCAGAAATGTCGCATGCTTAAacttcttgctattgtttttacCGCTAGACAATATCTAATAACG GATCCACATCCGTCACGAAAATGGGACCACTCAGTGAAGGTTCCTACTTGTCTTGCATCACATCTGAAAGTGATTAAAATCAAGAGATATTTTGAATCCAGAGATGATAGAGATTTTTTCGCCTATGTTCTTCAACATGGACTTGTTTTGGAGTCACTTGATATTCAGGTGGATCATACGAGATCTAAAGGATTTCCAGAAGAATTATCCCTTTTGCCAAGGAGCTCCAAGGCGTGCCAAATTAACTTTTGCTATGTGTAG
- the LOC130951935 gene encoding uncharacterized protein LOC130951935, which translates to MLMEQCKNMGEIQAKLNCQCSSNLKSMPPNSPSFRRLTTRREGKVGGGGGGGGSRSAQWFQSNRILLWLLMITLWAYVAFFVQSRWENGDKEDEFLGFGSRSLDTNPDSQQNQHQDLIVDERIIMSFDDEIVGNKLGVGETMHVASLSKKENLVQSVPKTSSKRKIRHRSKRKRKSRGEGIGIEEQDPEIPKTNSTYGFLVGPFGSIEDRILQWNPEKHYLGSCNRKGEFARLVRSKRFVLIFHELSMTGAPLSMMELGTELLNCGGAAVSAVVLSKKGGLMQELTRRRIKVLEDKAQLSFRAARNADLVIAGSAVCASWIEQYIDHFPAAASQVAWWIMENRREYFDRSKQVLHRVNMLAFLSKSQSKQWQKWCEEERVKLRSQPAIIPLSVNDELAFVAGIASVPNTPSFSAEKMAERRKLLRDSVRREMGLNDNDMLVITLSSINTGKGQFLLLKSASSIVEHEPSLQDDNKEMRSSSDIGDYLSSLARTHHIGRLLLLLRKNSSVAFNDISNTSMNRLHEHTILSNKNASREQSLKILIGSVGSKSNKVDYVKGILHFLSQHSNLSKSVLWTPATTRVASLYSAADVYVINSQGLGETFGRVTIEAMAFGLPVLGTNAGGTQEIVEHNVTGLLHPIGRPGIRFLAQNLRFLLENRPARERMGRNGRRKVQRMYLKHHMYTKFVEVLVRCMRRTK; encoded by the exons ATGTTAATGGAGCAGTGCAAGAACATGGGAGAAATTCAAGCAAAATTGAATTGTCAGTGTTCATCAAATTTGAAATCCATGCCACCAAATTCTCCTTCATTCAGGAGATtaacaacaagaagagaaggcaAGGTTGGTGGTGGCGGTGGCGGTGGCGGCAGCCGCAGTGCACAATGGTTTCAGAGCAACCGGATTCTGTTGTGGCTGTTAATGATTACCCTTTGGGCTTATGTTGCATTTTTTGTTCAGTCTAGGTGGGAAAATGGAGATAAAGAAGATGAGTTCTTAGGGTTTGGAAGCAGGTCACTTGATACAAACCCTGATTCTCAACAGAATCAGCATCAAGATTTGATTGTTGATGAGAGAATTATAATGTCTTTTGATGATGAAATTGTTGGAAACAAATTGGGGGTTGGTGAAACAATGCATGTAGCTTCTTTGTCCAAGAAAGAAAATCTTGTTCAATCTGTTCCCAAAACTAGCTCAAAGAGGAAGATCAGACACCGGAGTAAGAGGAAGCGAAAATCGAGAGGCGAGGGAATTGGTATAGAGGAGCAAGATCCAGAAATTCCCAAGACTAATAGTACCTATGGATTTCTTGTTGGTCCATTTGGTTCAATTGAGGATAGAATTCTGCAATGGAATCCTGAGAAGCATTATCTTGGAAGCTGCAACAGGAAGGGGGAATTCGCGCGCCTCGTTCGTTCGAAGAGGTTTGTTTTGATATTCCATGAACTATCTATGACTGGAGCACCACTCTCAATGATGGAGTTGGGAACAGAACTTTTGAATTGTGGTGGTGCTGCTGTTTCAGCTGTTGTGCTTAGCAAGAAGGGTGGTTTGATGCAAGAGCTCACTCGGAGGCGAATCAAGGTGCTCGAAGACAAAGCCCAATTAAGCTTCAGGGCAGCAAGGAATGCTGATCTTGTCATTGCTGGATCAGCTGTCTGTGCATCATGGATTG AACAATATATTGATCATTTTCCTGCTGCTGCAAGCCAAGTTGCTTGGTGGATTATGGAAAATCGGCGAGAGTATTTCGATCGTTCGAAGCAAGTCTTGCACAGAGTTAACATGTTGGCCTTCTTATCCAAATCACAATCTAAGCAATGGCAAAAAtggtgtgaagaagagagagtgaaaCTAAGATCACAGCCTGCAATTATTCCACTGTCAGTTAATGATGAACTGGCCTTTGTAGCTGGCATTGCTTCCGTGCCAAACACTCCATCCTTCAGCGCCGAGAAAATGGCCGAAAGACGAAAATTGTTGAGAGATTCGGTCCGAAGAGAAATGGGGCTGAATGATAATGACATGCTTGTGATAACTCTGAGTAGCATCAACACTGGGAAGGGACAGTTTTTGCTTCTTAAATCAGCAAGCTCAATAGTGGAACATGAACCATCATTGCAAGATGATAATAAAGAAATGAGAAGTTCTTCTGATATTGGAGACTACCTATCTTCTCTTGCTAGAACACATCATATTGGAAGATTATTGCTGCTGTTGAGGAAGAATAGCAGTGTAGCATTCAATGATATCTCAAACACTTCTATGAACAGGTTGCATGAACATACTATTTTGTCCAACAAAAATGCATCAAGGGAACAATCTCTCAAGATTCTCATTGGTTCTGTTGGATCTAAGAGTAACAAGGTGGACTATGTTAAGGGTATTCTGCATTTCTTATCACAGCATTCAAACTTGTCAAAGTCTGTATTGTGGACTCCGGCCACGACACGTGTCGCCTCGCTTTACTCTGCTGCAGATGTTTATGTCATAAATTCTCAG GGATTAGGAGAAACATTTGGAAGGGTAACCATAGAAGCAATGGCATTTGGACTTCCG GTGCTTGGAACAAATGCAGGGGGGACTCAAGAGATTGTTGAGCATAATGTGACAGGTCTTCTTCACCCCATTGGACGACCCGGGATTCGTTTCCTCGCACAGAATCTCCGGTTTTTACTCGAAAACCGGCCGGCGAGGGAACGAATGGGAAGAAATGGAAGAAGGAAAGTGCAGAGGATGTACCTTAAACACCACATGTATACAAAATTTGTAGAGGTTCTTGTGAGGTGCATGAGGAGGACCAAATAA
- the LOC130951855 gene encoding WAT1-related protein At1g68170-like yields the protein MGNISNVINGLKPAIGMIIVQVAYAGLSVLYKLVVEDGMNMSVLIAYRTLFATSFVVPLAFFMERKSKPKITPDVLFQSFLCGLFGVTLQQNLYVRAVAFASATYASTMTNLIPGVTFILALCFGLERLKIRTLTGKAKVIGTLMGIGGVMIITFYKTKEIHIWPTHHVNMIKHNQSHISPTNQVLGSAFGFGNCLCYSMWLILQAKMSEKFPWQYSSAALVSAMACIQVIIFALCMERNWNQWKLGWNIKLLSVAYTGIVASGIALVLISWCVRLRGPLYASTFNPLSLVIVTIAASLILDERLYVGSIIGSILVVLGLYTVLWGKGKEYENMAKEKLTKVVSSNGQTLKIIITTNNHSDNNINNNGIDMKLSREGQQQNGVKDCSSNKGNEGKVTPLNNEDSKPST from the exons ATGGGAAATATTAGTAATGTTATAAATGGGCTTAAGCCTGCAATTGGGATGATAATTGTTCAAGTTGCTTATGCTGGTCTTAGTGTTTTATACAAATTGGTTGTAGAAGATGGTATGAACATGAGTGTCCTCATTGCCTATAGAACCCTATTTGCAACATCTTTTGTTGTTCCTCTTGCATTCTTCATGGAAAG GAAGAGCAAGCCAAAAATTACACCAGATGTTCTCTTTCAATCATTCCTTTGTGGATTATTTGG GGTAACTTTACAACAAAATCTATATGTGAGGGCAGTGGCATTTGCATCAGCAACATATGCTTCAACCATGACCAACCTTATTCCTGGTGTGACCTTCATCCTAGCCCTCTGTTTTGG ATTAGAAAGGTTGAAGATTAGAACATTAACAGGGAAGGCTAAGGTTATTGGCACTCTAATGGGGATTGGTGGAGTCATGATCATCACATTCTATAAGACCAAAGAGATTCACATTTGGCCTACACATCATGTCAATATGATCAAGCACAACCAATCACACATTTCTCCTACTAATCAAGTTTTGGGCTCTGCTTTTGGTTTTGGAAATTGTTTATGCTATTCTATGTGGTTGATCCTTCag gCTAAGATGAGTGAAAAATTCCCCTGGCAATATTCAAGTGCAGCATTGGTGTCAGCAATGGCATGTATTCAAGTAATCATATTTGCACTTTGCATGGAAAGAAATTGGAATCAATGGAAGCTTGGTTGGAATATCAAACTCCTCAGTGTAGCTTATACG GGAATAGTGGCATCTGGAATAGCTTTGGTTCTGATTTCATGGTGTGTGAGATTAAGAGGTCCACTTTATGCTTCTACTTTCAACCCTCTTTCTCTTGTCATAGTTACCATTGCAGCCTCTTTAATTTTGGATGAAAGACTCTATGTGGGAAG CATAATAGGCTCAATATTAGTAGTGTTGGGGCTATACACTGTCTTGTGGGGTAAAGGCAAAGAATATGAGAACATGGCAAAGGAGAAGCTTACAAAAGTAGTCTCAAGCAATGGCCAAACATTGAAGATTATTATCACAACAAATAATCATAgtgataataatattaataataatggAATTGACATGAAGTTATCAAGAGAAGGACAACAACAAAATGGAGTTAAAGATTGTTCAAGTAACAAAGGAAATGAAGGAAAGGTAACCCCATTGAACAATGAGGACTCAAAACCTAGTACCTAG
- the LOC130951038 gene encoding F-box/kelch-repeat protein At1g80440 — translation MELISGLPEDLARDCLIRVSYQQFPTVASVCKNWKEEVESPEFHRQRRRTGISQKLIVMVQARCDPDNEPGSGSSKRLYNPVYRLSVFEPVTGNWSELPPPPEFESGLPMFCRVASVGSELILLGGLDPNTWKASDSVLIYNFITAKWRWGTHMPGGSRMLFACVSDSRRMVFVAGGHDDEKNALRSALAYDVAEDKWISLPDMAAERDECTALFRHGRLAVVGGYRTETQGLFERSAEVFDVATWQWGPVMEEFLDCATCPRNSTDGGDVDGRVIMCCGEEIKSRQGGTWQKMGKVPVEIRNVAYVGALDGCAVLIGSNGHGEAHESFVFDLKSCNWRKVETPEKFRGHVQTGCVLEI, via the coding sequence ATGGAACTTATTTCCGGTTTGCCCGAAGACTTGGCCCGAGACTGTTTGATTCGGGTCTCATACCAACAATTCCCAACGGTGGCATCGGTTTGCAAAAACTGGAAAGAGGAGGTTGAGTCGCCGGAGTTTCACCGCCAACGCCGGCGCACCGGCATCTCACAGAAGCTCATCGTGATGGTTCAAGCACGATGTGACCCGGATAATGAACCCGGATCCGGTTCATCAAAGCGATTATATAACCCAGTTTACCGTCTCAGCGTGTTCGAACCGGTAACCGGTAACTGGAGCGAGTTGCCTCCTCCACCGGAGTTTGAATCCGGGCTACCCATGTTTTGTCGGGTCGCTAGCGTTGGGTCGGAGCTTATCCTATTGGGCGGGTTAGACCCAAATACATGGAAGGCTTCTGATTCCGTTTTGATTTATAACTTCATTACCGCGAAGTGGCGCTGGGGAACTCACATGCCTGGTGGGTCCCGCATGCTCTTTGCATGCGTATCAGACTCGCGGCGAATGGTATTCGTCGCCGGTGGACACGACGACGAGAAAAATGCACTGCGATCCGCGCTGGCGTATGACGTGGCAGAGGATAAGTGGATATCCCTGCCCGACATGGCAGCAGAGCGCGACGAGTGCACGGCCTTGTTCCGCCACGGGCGACTGGCTGTCGTCGGTGGTTATCGGACGGAAACGCAGGGTCTGTTTGAAAGGAGCGCGGAGGTTTTTGACGTTGCCACGTGGCAGTGGGGTCCAGTAATGGAGGAGTTTTTGGATTGCGCCACGTGTCCGAGAAACTCGACGGACGGTGGTGATGTGGACGGGAGAGTGATCATGTGTTGCGGCGAGGAGATAAAATCGAGGCAGGGTGGCACGTGGCAGAAGATGGGGAAGGTGCCGGTGGAGATACGGAACGTGGCGTATGTTGGAGCGTTGGATGGATGTGCCGTGTTGATTGGATCCAACGGTCACGGAGAGGCGCATGAAAGTTTCGTGTTTGATTTGAAGAGTTGTaattggagaaaggttgaaacCCCAGAAAAATTCAGGGGCCATGTCCAAACAGGTTGTGTTTTGGAGATTTAA